The sequence below is a genomic window from candidate division KSB1 bacterium.
TCTCGAGAGTTCCTCGATGACAATCGCGTAGCTAACGGTATCTAATCCGTTGCCGCCATATTTCGGGTCGATCATCATTCCCATGAAACCCAACTCAGCCATCTTTTTTACATGATGCGAAGGAAATTGTGCAGTCTGGTCCCGTTCCGCAGCATCCTTAGCGACTTCATTCTGAGCAAACTCGCGTGCAGTTTGTTGAATAAGTTTTTGCTCGTCCGTTAATAGAAAATCCATGCAGCTCCTCTTAATTTAAATCTTTTGTTTAAGAGCTATGCCGTCGCCCATGGTGCATGCACCGATGACGGTCCCGTTGTTTATATCCAAATAAACCTCTGCTTTTATTTTAGTTTGAATCTGAAGCATTTTGTCGAACTAATTATTTTTCGATAGAATCGTAAAATCAATGTAATTCTCCTGATATACTTAAGAAGGCGAATGAACTTAATATTATGAAAGAGAAATTTTAAGAGCGTTCATTGGATCCTCCATTTTTTTTGCATTTCGGGGTTAATTTTTTTTAAAAAAATCGATTACCGCTCCACAACCACCGCCGAAGCCTCTCCCCCGCCAATGCAAAGTGTCGCCAATCCCCTCTTTTTATTCTGGCGCTTCATAGCATAAAGCAGCGTGGTTAGAATCCTCGCACCGCTTGCTCCAAGCGGATGGCCGAGTGCCACCGCACCCCCGTGAATATTCATTTTATTCAAATCTATCCCGAGCTCTTTTCCAACTGCAAGGTTTACGACAGCAAACGCTTCATTAACTTCAAACAAATCGATGTCTTCCAGTTTCAAATTGGCTTTGTCCAAAATCAAATTGATAGCATCTGCCGGCGCCATGGTAAACCACTCCGGAGCTTTTGCCGCAGAAGCCTGAGCAACAATAGTTCCCAAAGGCTCTCTTCCTAAACGTTCCGCTTGCGCTTTAGACATAACCACACAGGCTGCAGCGCCATCATTGATTGAGGAGGCATTTGCAGCTGTGACTGTTCCGTCTTTTTGAAAAACCGGTCTGAGGGTCAGCATTTTTTCAAAATTTGCCCGCTTGGGTCCTTCATCTTCGGAAAGGAGAATAGGATCGCTTTTTATTTGTGGGATTTCTACCGGGACAATTTCATCTTTAAAATACCCGTTCTTTTGCGCATCCAATGCCTTTTTATATGAATTGATAGAGAACTCATCCTGAGCTTCTCTTGGCACATTGCATTCTTTGGCGCACAGTTCAGCCGCATTGCCCATGTGAAAATCGTTGTAAGCGTCCCACAAACCATCTTTGATCATGCTGTCAATAAGCTCGCCGTGTCCAAGCCGGTAGCCGGTTCTCGCTTTCGGTAGAAGATAAGGAGCATTAGACATGCTTTCCATGCCGCCCGCGACTACGATATCTGCATCACCAACCATAATCGCTTGCGCAGCCAACATAACTGACTTCAAGCCGGAGCCGCAAACTTTGTTGATGGTCAAACAGGGCACAGTGTTAGGAATTCCAGCTCCCATGGAAGCTTGGCGAGCGGGCGCCTGACCGACTCCGGCCGGGAGAACCTCACCCATGATAACTTCACTAACATCCTTTCCCTTGATACCGGCGCGGTTTAAAGCTTCCTTGATGGCGATGCTGCCCAACTGTGGTCCCGAAAATGAACTTAAAGCCCCTTGAAATGCACCAATTGGTGTCCTACATGCACTCGCAATAACGACTTCTTTAAATTCCGACATCGATGAGAACTCCTAGTGCTAAATCCTTAAATTTCTACTTCTTCAATTCGAAGTTTACCTTCTTTTTCGGTCAAATATCCACCTTTAACCGACGGTGCGTGTTCAAAAATAAGCAGCCAATTTTCCTGTAGGGCTTGTTTCAGAACTTTCTCCTTCATTTCCATGGTCGTCTTCGGGTAAAGATCATATCCCATGACGTAGGCAGTTTTCAAGTGGGAATCCGTCGGAACCAAATCTGCTAAAAAACAAGCTGTTTTTCCATCTGAATGGACTTT
It includes:
- a CDS encoding acetyl-CoA C-acetyltransferase, whose translation is MSEFKEVVIASACRTPIGAFQGALSSFSGPQLGSIAIKEALNRAGIKGKDVSEVIMGEVLPAGVGQAPARQASMGAGIPNTVPCLTINKVCGSGLKSVMLAAQAIMVGDADIVVAGGMESMSNAPYLLPKARTGYRLGHGELIDSMIKDGLWDAYNDFHMGNAAELCAKECNVPREAQDEFSINSYKKALDAQKNGYFKDEIVPVEIPQIKSDPILLSEDEGPKRANFEKMLTLRPVFQKDGTVTAANASSINDGAAACVVMSKAQAERLGREPLGTIVAQASAAKAPEWFTMAPADAINLILDKANLKLEDIDLFEVNEAFAVVNLAVGKELGIDLNKMNIHGGAVALGHPLGASGARILTTLLYAMKRQNKKRGLATLCIGGGEASAVVVER